Below is a window of Enterococcus gilvus ATCC BAA-350 DNA.
GATCTTGATTATTTTTACGGAGGATTTTTGTGCCGTGATCGGGTTGGTGATCGCGATAATCGGGACGCTGTTGACGATGGTCACTGGGAATCCGATGTTTGATGCATTGAGCGGTCTGCTGATCGGGATGATGCTGCTATTTGCTTCGATCTTTTTGGCTCGGGAGTTTTACAGCTTGATCATAGGAGAAAGTGTCTCTAAAAATGACTTGCTGAAAATCCAAGATGCCTTTAAACGCGACGAAGTAAAAAAAGTGATCGACATCAAAACGGTCCATTTAGGTCCAACAGAAGTCATGATCGCCGCCAAGATCGACATCGCCGATTCCTACGAAGGCGTGAGCTATGATATCGTCAATCAAATCGAACGAGTGATTCGCCGAGCCTTGCCGGATAAGAAGGCGTATATTTACATCGAAACCGACGAATTCGATCCAGATTACGATCGCAAACGTCAAAACCAATCGGACACATAACCCTGTGCCCGATTTTTTGCCAGTTCTACTTCCTGCTTCAGCAGGTTAGTAGAATGGTATGCGTGATGAGAATAGAGCTCATTTTTTCTCAGGAAAAAAAAATTACCTCGAGCTCGATATAGCGGCCAGTTCTACTTCCTGCTTTAGCAGGATAGTAGAATGGTATGCGTGATGAGAATAGGGCTCATTTTTTCTCAGGAAAAAATGACTACTTTGAGCAGGAAATAGCGGCCAGTTCTACTTCCTGCTTTAGCAGGTTAATAGGCATACAACAATAACTTTATTTAAGGGAGGGTCAATAAGATGTCTTCATTGCGTTTTTTTTTCACCTATTCACGAGAGTTTCTGCGTCATTGGGGGAGTTATATCCTTTTGATTGTTGGAACGAATATTGTTTTAGAGATGTTGGCGATCCCGCTTTTTCAGTTTCTAACGGCATTCATTTTGAAACAGGGAGAGATCCCGTATGTTTCTAACACGAATATCGTCACGATAATCACCCAGCATCCCGCTGTTTTGATCGCTCTGCTATTGTTGCTGGCAGTTATATTGACGGTGATTTTCTTGCAGTTTACGTTCCAGTTGTTTGGGATCAAAAGCATCCAGACAAAAGAGGACCGCTCGTTATGGGAGATTTTTAAGCAATCACTTTACCATATGCGGCATTTGCGTCCGGCAACATTCTTTTTCTTCCTATTTTATTTTGTATTGATCCTTCCCTTTGCCAATGCCATTTTCCGTACTCCGTTGTTGAGCAAAGTAACGATCCCGGTTTTTATAATAGAGTATTTGAATGAGCATCTAACCTTTCTTCTATTATTAATGGTTCTTTCGTTGCTCGTGTCCTATATTGGGATTCGGTTATTGTTTGTCCTTCCGCTGATGATCTTCTCGGACGCCGCTCCTAAAGAAGCCGTGCGCAAAAGTTTAGAGTTGACGCATCATCGGTTTTGGCACTATGCATGGCGTATCTTTCTTTTGACCACCTTTTTATCCATTATTTCTTTTGTAGGGTACGGGGCAAGTTACGTGTTGCAAGTGCTGCTGGATCTATTTCCGCGTCCGATTCCTGCGATCGGGGCAATGGTCACATTAACGAGCATCCAATTTTTCAGTCAATTGATGCTGGCTTGGGCGACGGTACTGTATTTAAGTGTTCTAGTCCAAAAATTCTTTCCGTTGGTGATCAGCGGGGAACGGCCATTGCGTATGATCCGTCCCAGCTTATGGACGCGAATCGCTGCGGCAGCACTATGTGTATTTTTTGGCGGGTCGATCCTGTTTAGCAATGTCATGTATTTGACGGGGCTGGAGGATTCCAAGCCGTTTACCATTTCCCATCGAGGGGTCGATAATGGCAATGGCGTGCAGAACACGATCCCCGCGATGGCGGCTACGATCAAAGAAAAGCCGGACTACATTGAGATGGATATTCAAGAAACCAAGGACCGTCAATTTGTCGTGTTCCATGATAAAAATCTGAAAAATCTCACGGGAAGAGACCGGACGACTCATGAAATGACCTTGATCGAGCTGCAAGATCTGCAAGCGGTGGAGAACGGTCATGTGGCGCCTGTGGCAAGTTTTGATGATTATTTGGCTTTTGCGAATGAGCACCATCAAAAGCTGCTGATCGAGATCAAAACGAACGCCGATGATTCCGAAGACATGGTGGATCATTTCATCGAGAAGTATCAGCAGACTATTTTAGCTAATCATCACCGTATCCATTCTTTGGATTACAATGTGGTAAAAGCGTTGAAAGACAAGGCACCAAAGTTGTATGTCAGTTATATCTTGCCTTATAATTTAGTCTTCCCGCAGACACCAGCAAATGCCTATACGATGGAGGAAACGACGTTGACCAGCGATTTTGTTCAACGAGCCCATCAAGAGGATAAGGAAGTGTATGCGTGGACAGTCAATAACGCTGATGCCATGGATCGAATGGTCTCGCTGAACGTCAACGGGATCGTGACCGATGACCTCAAGACGCTGCAGGAGCAAATTAAGACCTATGAGGAAAATCCCTCGTATGCCAAACGAATCGAGATGTACATCAATCGATTGCCGGCGCTGGATCAGCGGATCAGTGAAAATTAATCTAGTACAAGAAAAAATCATTAAATTTCCATAGAGTTTTCGCAAAAGATTTTCTAACAGCCGCCTGCTCTATGGTAGAATAGCAATATATTTCACAAAGGAAATTCGACCTGTCATGCGGGTGTTATCGAAGAATTTGTCTGTCTCAGAACGGTTTCGACAGTGGCAGATGCAAGAGGACACGCAGGAGTCGGCGGATCTCCAGGTTGAAAAATTCTTTAAATAGGAAGTAAAAAAAGGGGTTTACGATGAGCAAACGTGGTTTTGAAGTAATTAAAGCGTATCAAGATAAGGCGATCCATTTGCCAAAACGAGCAACAAAGAATGCCGCAGGCTATGATTTTGAAGCGGGAGAAGATGTCGTGATCCCAGCGATTTGGAAGCAAGTGATCGCACACTTTACCAAAGGTGCAGAAGCATCCGAAAAAATCGTGAAACCCGTCCTTGTCCCAACAGGAATCAAGGCATATATGGGAGAAGATGAATACTTGCAGCTTGCCAATCGTTCAAGCAATCCGTTGAAACGATTCATTACATTAAGTAACGGGATCGGCGTGATCGACAGCGATTACTACAATAATCCAGACAACGAAGGCCATATCATGTTCCAATTTTCAAACTTCGGCTTGACGGATATCACGATCAAAAAAGGTGAACGAATCGGGCAAGGAATTTTCTTGCCGTTTCTTAAAGCAGACAATGATGATGCAGATACAGAACGTAAAGGCGGATTTGGTTCGTCAGGAAAACAATAAATAAATTAAACGAGTGAGGCGAATGTTTTGGCAAAAAAATCCAAGACACAGTTTATCTGTCAGGAATGTGGGTATGTTT
It encodes the following:
- a CDS encoding dUTP diphosphatase; protein product: MSKRGFEVIKAYQDKAIHLPKRATKNAAGYDFEAGEDVVIPAIWKQVIAHFTKGAEASEKIVKPVLVPTGIKAYMGEDEYLQLANRSSNPLKRFITLSNGIGVIDSDYYNNPDNEGHIMFQFSNFGLTDITIKKGERIGQGIFLPFLKADNDDADTERKGGFGSSGKQ
- a CDS encoding glycerophosphoryl diester phosphodiesterase membrane domain-containing protein, with translation MSSLRFFFTYSREFLRHWGSYILLIVGTNIVLEMLAIPLFQFLTAFILKQGEIPYVSNTNIVTIITQHPAVLIALLLLLAVILTVIFLQFTFQLFGIKSIQTKEDRSLWEIFKQSLYHMRHLRPATFFFFLFYFVLILPFANAIFRTPLLSKVTIPVFIIEYLNEHLTFLLLLMVLSLLVSYIGIRLLFVLPLMIFSDAAPKEAVRKSLELTHHRFWHYAWRIFLLTTFLSIISFVGYGASYVLQVLLDLFPRPIPAIGAMVTLTSIQFFSQLMLAWATVLYLSVLVQKFFPLVISGERPLRMIRPSLWTRIAAAALCVFFGGSILFSNVMYLTGLEDSKPFTISHRGVDNGNGVQNTIPAMAATIKEKPDYIEMDIQETKDRQFVVFHDKNLKNLTGRDRTTHEMTLIELQDLQAVENGHVAPVASFDDYLAFANEHHQKLLIEIKTNADDSEDMVDHFIEKYQQTILANHHRIHSLDYNVVKALKDKAPKLYVSYILPYNLVFPQTPANAYTMEETTLTSDFVQRAHQEDKEVYAWTVNNADAMDRMVSLNVNGIVTDDLKTLQEQIKTYEENPSYAKRIEMYINRLPALDQRISEN